GGACGCGTACGACCTGACGAAGGTCGACTTCGACGTGGAGGGCGGCGCGCTCCCGGACAAGGCGGCCAACACCCGCCGGGCGCAGGCGATCGCGAAGCTACAGGACCAGCACCCGGGCCTGGACGTCTCGTTCACCCTGCCCGTCATGCCGGAGGGCCTCACCCAGGACGGCGTGAGCCTGCTCGCCGACGCCAGGGCGAACGGCGTCGGCATCGACACGGTCAACATCATGGCGATGGACTACGGGCCCGCGTACAGCGACGACATGGGCACCTACGCCGAGCAGGCCGCCACCGCGACCCAGGCGCAGATCAAGGGAGTCCTCGGGCTCTCCGACTCCGCCGCCTGGAAGGCGGTCGCCGTCACCCCGATGATCGGCGTCAACGACGTCGCGTCGGAGATCTTCAAGGTCGAGGACGCCACCCAGCTCGTGAAGTTCGCCGAGTCGAAGGGGCTCGGCTGGCTCTCCCTGTGGTCCGCCACCCGTGACAAGCAGTGCGCGGGCGGCACCAAGCCCACTGCCGACGCCACCTGCAGCTCGGTGCTCCAGGACGCGAACGCCTTCTCGAAGGCCTTCGCCGCCTACAAGTAACCCCCGCCCCGGACCTCCCCGAGAGGTTCCCCGAACGCCCCCGCAGGAGGTCATGCCCGCGCGGGGGTCGCGCGCCCCGGCCGGCCTTCCCCCCACCCGGCCGGGGCGCGCGTACACACGTACGCGGGGCGCGGCACTCCCCTCGTGCCGCGCCCCGCGTACGCCCGCCTCCCCCAGGAGGGGCGGCTACGCGCTCGGCCCGCTCACTCGACCGGGCTGACCGGCGGCAGCTCGCCGGTGCGGGCCGCCTCGCGGTACCACAGGGCGCTCGACTTCGGGGTGCGCGCCTGCGTCGCGTAGTCCACGTACACCGCGCCGAAGCGCTTGCCGTAGCCGTACGCCCACTCGAAGTTGTCCATCAGGGACCAGAGGTAGTAGCCGCGTACGTCCGCGCCCTCGGCGATCGCGCGGCGGACCGCGCGCAGGTGCCCGTGCAGGTACGCGATGCGCTCCGGGTCGTGGACGCGGCCGTCCGGGTCCGGCTTGTCGTCGTAGGCGGCGCCGTTCTCCGTGATGTACAGCGGCAGCCCCGGCACCTCGCGCGTGTAGCGCATGATCAGGTCCTGCAGACCCGACGGGTCGATCGTCCAGCCCATCTCGGTGCGCTCGCCGGGCGTCTGGTGGAAGGCCACGTCCTCCGCGCCGGGCCAGGGGGACGACGAACTCGCCCCGTGGCCGTCCGCGCGCGGGCCCGCCGCGTCCGGGCGGGCGGCGCTCACCAGCGTCGGCGTGTAGTAGTTCAGGCCGAGCGCGTCCAGCGGCTGCTTGATCAGGGCGAGATCGCCGTCGCGCACGTACGACCAGTCCGTCACCGAGGCCGTCGACGCGAGCAGGGTCTGCGGGTACGCGCCGTGCAGCATCGGGCCGTGGAAGATGCCGTTGGCCAGGTCGTCGATGCGCCGGACCGCCGCCAGGTCGGCGGGGTCCTGGGTCAGCGGCCTGACCACCGAGGAGTTGAGGCTCACCGCGATCGAGTTACGGGCGGGCATCGCGGTGCGCAGGGCCTTGGTGCCCAGGCCGTGCGCCAGGTTGAGGTGGTGCGCCGCCCGCAGGGAGGCCTCCGGGTCGGTGCGGCCGGGGGCGTGCACACCGGACGCGTACCCGAGGAACGCGCTGCACCAGGGCTCGTTGAGCGTGATCCACTGCTCGACGCGGTCCCCGAGTGCCTCGCCGACGATCTGCGCGTACTCCGCGAAGCGCAGGGCCGTGTCGCGCTCGGGCCAGCCGCCCGCGTCCTCCAGTTCCTGGGGGAGGTCCCAGTGGTAGAGGGTGATCGCGGGCTTGATGCCGTGGGAGAGCAGCTCGTCGACCAGGCGGCGGTAGAAGTCGAGACCGCGCTGCACGGCGGGCCCGCGGCCCGTCGGCTGCACCCGCGACCAGGACACCGAGAAGCGGTACGCGGTCAGGCCCAGGTCCGCCATCATCGCCACGTCGTCGCGGTAGCGGTGGTAGTGGTCGTTGGCGACGTCACCGTTCTCGCCGCCCGCCGTCTTGCCGGGCGTGTGGCTGAAGGTGTCCCAGATCGACGGCGTACGGCCGTCCTCCCGCACCGCCCCCTCGATCTGGTAGGCGGAGGTCGCGGAGCCCCAGAGGAAGGCGGGCGGGAAGGTGGCGGGCGTTTCGGGCTCGGGCATGGAAGCGCTCCCATGGGAGGAAGGTCGTAGGAGACCGGGGAATATGAGGTCGGGGACCGGGGGCGAGGCGGCGGCTCGCCCCCGTGGGCGCGGGGCGGCGGGTCAGCCCTTGATCGCGCCCTGCATGATCCCGCCCACGATCTGCTTGCCGAACAGCAGGAAGGCGATGAGCAGCGGCAGGGTGCCGAGGAGCGCGCCCGCCATGATCACCGCCTGGTCGGGGACGTAACCCGTGCCGAGCGAGTTGAGCGCGACCTGCACCGTGGGGTTCTGCTGGTTGAGCGCGATGATCGGCCACAGGAAGTCGTTCCAGGCCATCACGAACGTCAGCAGTCCGAGCACCGCCATCGCCGGCCGTGCCGCCGGGAAGACGACGTGCCACACGACGCGCAGACTGCTCGCGCCGTCGACCCGCGCCGCCTCGATCAGCTCACCGGGCAGCGCCTGGATCAGGTACTGCCGCATGAAGAACGTGCCGAAGGCGCTGACCAGGGTCGGCAGGATGACCGTCTGCAGCTGGTTGGACCAGCCCAGCTCGCTCATCCACAGATACAGCGGTACGACCGCCAGCTGCGGCGGGATCATCATCGTGCCGATGGTCAGCAGCAGCAGGACGTTCGAGAACTTGAACCGCAGTTTGGCGAAGGCGAAACCGGCCAGCGTGGAGAACAGGACCGTACCGACGGTGATGGTTCCGGCGACGATCGTGCTGTTGACCATCGCGGTGCCGAGGCCGCCCTCCTCCCACGCGCTCTGGAGGTTCTTGAAGAGGTTGCCGCCGATCCACAGGGGTGGCGGTGTCTCGGCGAGGCGCTGATTGGTGCGCGAGGCCGCGACGATCGTCCACAGCAGCGGTGCCAGCGACACGAGCGCGAAGACGGCCAGGACGACGTAGGTGAGCGGACCCGCGTGCAGTTGCTTGCCCGCGCCCATCAGCCGGCGGCGCCCGGAGCCGACCTGGGCGGTCTTCTCCGCCGCGTCCATCGGCGCCTGAGGGGGCGTCAGTTCGCTAGTGGTCATTGGGTCTTCCTCAGCCGTCGGTTGATCAGCAGGTTGATCGCGGCGACGATCAGCAGGATCAGGAACATCGTCCAGGCGATGGCGGACGCCTTGCCGAGGTTGCCGATGATCCAGCCCTGGTCGTACATGTACAGGCCGAGCGTCTGGTACTGGTGCTCGGAGCCGCCCTTGGAACCGCTGACCCCGCCGAACAGGAGCGGTTCGCCGAACAGCTGTGTCGCGCCGATCGTGGAGACGACCACCGTGAACAGGATCGTGGGCCGCAGCATCGGGATCGTCACATGGCGGAACTGCTGCCAGCGCCCCGCGCCGTCCAGGGACGCCGACTCGTAGAGGTCGGCGGGGATCGCCTGCATCGCCGCGAGGTAGATCAGCGCGTTGTAGCCGGTCCACCGCCAGATCACGATCGAGGAGACGGCGAACTGTGAACCCCAGGTGGACTCACGCCAGTTGACCGGGTCGACCCCGATGAAGTGCAGCAGCCAGTTGATCATGCCGCCGTCCCACGAGTACAGCAGGACGAACACCAGGGTCGCCGCCGCCACCGAGGTGGCGTACGGAGTGAGCATGACCACCCGCCACACGGTCGAGCCGCGCAGCTTGTAGTTGAGCAGGTGCGCGATGCCGAGCGCCATGAGCAGCTGCGGCACGGTCGAGATCACACCGATGGTGAAGGTGTTCTGCAGCGCCCCCCAGAAGAAGTCCGAGGACATCAGGTTCTTGTAGTTGTCCAGGCCGACCCAGGTCTGCTGGTCCAGGTTGGACAGCTGCACGTTGTGCAGCGAGTACCAGGCCGTGTACAGCAGCGGGATGAGCCCGAAGGCACCGAAGAAGATGAAGAAGGGGGCGACGAACGCGTACGGCGACGCCTTCATGTCCCAGCGGTACAGCCGGCTGCGCCAGGAGCCGGGGCCCGGGGGCGGTGTACCGCGACCGTCCGCGCGGCGCGCCGCGCCCGGCTGGGAGCCGGGCGCGGCGTCGGCGCTCGTCGCGGATCGCGCGAGAGCCTGCTTGGAGCTGGTCACTGGCCGAGCACGTCCTTGATCTCCTTGGAGGCGGCGTCCCAGCCCTGCTCCGGGGTCTTGCCCTTCTGCTCGACCTGCAGGATGCCGATGTCCGAGATGGCGGTGTTGATCGGCTGGTCCTTGACGCCGAAGATCTGCGTCGGGATGGTCTTCGCCGAGTCGGAGAAGATCTGCGTGATCGGCGCGTTCGAGAAGAACGTCGTGGTGGCGGCCTGCGGCTTCAGGCTCGCGTAGGCCGACGGGGTGGACGGGAAGCTCGCCTGCTTGCCGAAGACCTTCGCCTGCTGCTCGGGGGCGGTCAGCCACTTCGCCAGCGCGACGGCCTCCTTCTGGTGCTTGCCCGCCGTGGGCACACCGATGAACGAGCCGCCCCAGTTGGCCGCGGTGGGAGCCGCCGCCACGTCCCACTTGCCCTTGCCGGAGTCACCGGACTTCTCCTGGATGTACCCCAGCATCCAGGCGGGGCAGGCCACCGTCGCGAAGCCGCCGTTGGCGAAGGCCTGGTCCCACGGCTTGTCGAACTGCTTCAGCTTCGCCGACATGTTGCTGGTGGCCACCTTCATCGAGGCGTCCCAGGCCGTTTTCACGCCGTCGGACTTGTCCCAGACGACGTTGCCGTCCTTGTCGTAGTACCGCTCGCTCTCGCCACCGAGCGCCGCGTTGTAGACCGAGGCGGCGGAGTCCACGAACTTGGTGCCCTTGGGCGCCTTCTTCATGTAGTCCTTGCCGACGTCGACGTACTTCGACCAGTCGCCCTTCCACTGCGCGGCGAGCTTGGTGCGGTCCGTCTCAAGGCCCGCCGCCTTGAAGAGGTCCTTGCGGTAGCAGACCGCCATCGGACCGATGTCGGTGCCGAGCCCGATGGTCTTGCCGTCCTTGGTGGTGGCCTGTGCCGTCTTCCAGTCCAGCCACTGGGACTTGTCGACGTCCTTGCCGAGGTCGACGAACTTGTCGCCCTGCGTCTGGACCGCCTCGGCGACGTTGCCGACCTCGATCGCCTGGATGTCGTCGGTACCGGCACCGGCCTGCAGACGGGTGAGCGTCTTGGGCCAGTACACGTCGGTACGAGTGGTGACGTTCTCCTTGATCGTGATGTCGGGGTGCTGCTTCATGTACTCGTCGTAGAGGCCGGCCTGCTTGTAGCCGAAGACCCCGAACGTGCCGATGGTCAGCGTGGTCTTGCCACCGCCGCTGCCGCCGTCCGAGTCCGACGACCCGTCGTCCGAGTCCTCGGCGCAGCCAGCGAGCAGCCCCGTCGTCAGCGCGGCCACGGCCGCGAGGGCCATCAGCCTGCGGGACCCTCGGGTACTCGTGCGCATTGCGTCCTCCTGTTGCCTGACGTGCCGACCCCCCGGCCAACTGCGTTGTTGGGCCCGTTTGTTCATGCTGCGGCTCGGGCGGGGAACGTGCGGGATGTGTATGTGTCAGGTACTGTGGGAGCGCTCCCACAGGTGATGTGTTGAAGGTTCGTCGCTCGGCGCGGGGGTGTCAAGGGAGAGGACGCAGAGACGTGTCTTCAGTTATCGGGCTGTTAGCTACGGGACGGCCCTTGACGTCGGCGGAGACGGCGAGAGTAGGTCTCCGACGGTTGCGGGACGGCCTCGGGAAGGCTCCGGATCGGCTTCGGAGTGGCCCCGGGGACGCCGGGGGACGGCGTCCGAGAAGTGGAGGCGGTCTCTCCGCGGGCCCGGCCCCGATCACGGCTGTTAGATTCCAGGCCAAACGCGGTGGTGACCGCGTCGGACGGGAGGCGGACCATGGCAGTCCACGGAGCGCGGAGCCGGAGCGGCGGCAGGCCGACCCTCGAAGAGGTCGCCGCGCGGGCCGGTGTGGGCCGCGGCACGGTTTCCCGCGTGATCAACGGCTCACCGAGGGTCAGCGACGCCACCCGGGCGGCCGTCGAGGCGGCCGTCGCGGAACTGGGGTACGTGCCTAACACGGCGGCCCGCGCCCTCGCGGCCAACCGCACCGACGCGATCGCCCTGGTCGTCCCCGAGCCCGAGACCCGCTTCTTCGCCGAGCCGTACTTCTCCGACATGCTGCGGGGCGTGGGCACGGCCCTCTCCGACACCGAGATGCAGCTGCTGCTGATCTTCGCGGGCAGCGACCGGGAGCGGGCCCGGCTGGCCCAGTACCTCGCGGCGCACCGGGTGGACGGCGTCCTGCTGGTCTCGGTCCACGCGGACGACCCGCTGCCCGACCTGCTGGCCCAGCTGGAGATCCCGGCCGTGATCAGCGGTCGCAGGTCGGCGGACGAGACGCTGCCGTCCGTGGACTCCGACAACTTCGGCGGCGGCCGGTTCGCCGTCGAGCACCTGCTGGCCCAGGGCCGGCGGACCATAGCCCACCTGGCCGGACGCCTCGACGTGTTCGGCGCCCAGCGCCGCGTCGACGGCTACCGCGCCGCGCTGCGCGACGCGGGCCACGAGGTCGACGAACGCCTCATCGTGCCCGGGGACTTCACCGAGGAGGGCGGCCGTCGCGCGATGACGGACCTGCTCGCCGTCTGCCCGACACTGGACGCGGTCTTCGCCGGATCGGACGTGATGGCGGCCGGCGCCCGCCAGGTCCTGCGCGAGGTGGGCCGCCGCATACCCGACGACGTGGCCCTCGTCGGCTACGACGACTCGGCGATCGCCCGCCACATGGACCCGCCCCTGACGAGTGTGCGCCAGCCGATCGAGGACATGGGCCGCGCGATGCTCGACCTGCTGATGGACGAGATCGCGGACCGCCGCCCGGCGGTCTCCCGGGGGCTGGAGCGCCGGCAGCTGGTGCTTCCCACGGAGCTGGTGGCGCGGCAGTCGTCGTGACCCGCCACGCCCGCCGTGGGGGAGGGGAACGCCAGAGGGCCGAACCGCTTCCGCGATTCGGCCCTCTGATCATCAGGGTGAGTGACGGGACTTGAACCCGCGGCATCCTGGACCACAACCAGGTGCTCTACCAGCTGAGCTACACCCACCATGACCGGCGATCCTGCGCTTGGTTCACCTGAAGTGGTTCACCGACCGGACGAGAAAAAGTGTACAGGGTCCGAAGGGGTGCTCGCTCCCGTCTTTACGGCGGGGCTACCGAGCGGGCAGGACGTGCTTCGAGGCGATGGAACGGGCCGTCTCCGAGTCCGGTCCCGGCTGCGGGACGAAGATCGCCTCGCGGTAGTAGCGCAGCTCGGCGATCGACTCGCGGATGTCGGCCAGCGCCCGGTGGTTGCCGTTCTTGTCGGGGCTGTTGAAGTACGCCCGGGGATACCAGCGGCGGGCCAGCTCCTTCACGGAGGAGACGTCCACGATCCGGTAGTGGAGGTACGCCTCCAGGGTCGCCATGTCCCTCAGCAGGAAGCCGCGGTCCGTGCCCACCGAGTTCCCGCACAGCGGGGCCTTGCCCGGTTCCTTGACGTGCTCACGGATGTAGGAGAGGACCTCCTCCTCCGCGGCGGCCAGCGTCGTGCCCGCGGCCAGCTCGTCGAGGAGCCCGGAGGACGTGTGCATCGTGCGCACCACCTCGGGCATCGTCTTCAGCGCGGCGTCCGGCGGACGGATCACGATGTCCACCCCCTCGCCGAGCACGTTGAGCTCCGAGTCGGTCACCAGCGCGGCCACCTCGATGAGCGCGTCCTCCGACAGCGAGAGACCGGTCATCTCGCAGTCGATCCACACCATGCGATCGTTCATGGGCTCACCCTACGGCCCGCTCACCCGCCCGGGCAGGCCCGGGACCTCGGCAGTCGTGACAGGCGGGGCGGCGGGCCTGCGGGGAGGGGTCCGCGAACGGCGCCGGCCCCGGACCGTGGAGGGTCCGGGGCCGGCGTACGACGTCACCGCGGGGCGCTACGGCGCGCTGCGCTGGCCCGGCAGGCTGTGCCGCCCGGCCACGTACAGCTCCGCGCCCGGGCGTCCCGCGTCCGAGAGGGACGAGGCGGTCGCGCCGACCGCGTGGGCCGCCGTACGACGGGTCTGGAACGGCACGGGCTGCTCCTGCTGGAGCACCGGCGGCGCCGGTGGCGGCGGACCGTCCGGGTCGCTCTGCTTCTCACCCTGCGGGCGGCGCGCCCGGTACGCGGCGCGGTACGCCGCCGGGGAGGAGCCGAGCTGACGGCGGAAGTGCCCGCGCAGCGCCACCGGCGAACGGAAGCCGCAGCGGCCCGCGACCTCGTCCACCGAGTAGTCGGACGTCTCCAGGAGCCGCTGCGCCTGGAGCACCCGCTGCGTGATCAGCCACTGCAGGGGAGCGCTCCCGGTGAGCGAGCGGAACCGGCGGTCGAACGTACGCCTGCTCATGTACGCGCGTGCCGCCAGCGTCTCCACGTCGAACTGTTCGTGGAGGTGCTCCAGCGCCCAGGCGACGACCTCCGCGAGCGGGTCGGCGCCGATCTCCTCTGGTAAAGATCGATCGAGATAGCGCTCCTGACCGCCGCTGCGCCGGGGCGGGACCACCAGACGGCGGGCCAGTGCCCCGGCCGCCTCGTTCCCGTGGTCCGTCCGCACTATGTGCAGACAGAGGTCGATCCCCGCCGCGGTGCCCGCCGACGTCAGCACGTCGCCGTCGTCCACGAACAGCTC
This sequence is a window from Streptomyces ortus. Protein-coding genes within it:
- a CDS encoding GH1 family beta-glucosidase — encoded protein: MPEPETPATFPPAFLWGSATSAYQIEGAVREDGRTPSIWDTFSHTPGKTAGGENGDVANDHYHRYRDDVAMMADLGLTAYRFSVSWSRVQPTGRGPAVQRGLDFYRRLVDELLSHGIKPAITLYHWDLPQELEDAGGWPERDTALRFAEYAQIVGEALGDRVEQWITLNEPWCSAFLGYASGVHAPGRTDPEASLRAAHHLNLAHGLGTKALRTAMPARNSIAVSLNSSVVRPLTQDPADLAAVRRIDDLANGIFHGPMLHGAYPQTLLASTASVTDWSYVRDGDLALIKQPLDALGLNYYTPTLVSAARPDAAGPRADGHGASSSSPWPGAEDVAFHQTPGERTEMGWTIDPSGLQDLIMRYTREVPGLPLYITENGAAYDDKPDPDGRVHDPERIAYLHGHLRAVRRAIAEGADVRGYYLWSLMDNFEWAYGYGKRFGAVYVDYATQARTPKSSALWYREAARTGELPPVSPVE
- a CDS encoding carbohydrate ABC transporter permease, with translation MTTSELTPPQAPMDAAEKTAQVGSGRRRLMGAGKQLHAGPLTYVVLAVFALVSLAPLLWTIVAASRTNQRLAETPPPLWIGGNLFKNLQSAWEEGGLGTAMVNSTIVAGTITVGTVLFSTLAGFAFAKLRFKFSNVLLLLTIGTMMIPPQLAVVPLYLWMSELGWSNQLQTVILPTLVSAFGTFFMRQYLIQALPGELIEAARVDGASSLRVVWHVVFPAARPAMAVLGLLTFVMAWNDFLWPIIALNQQNPTVQVALNSLGTGYVPDQAVIMAGALLGTLPLLIAFLLFGKQIVGGIMQGAIKG
- a CDS encoding carbohydrate ABC transporter permease; amino-acid sequence: MTSSKQALARSATSADAAPGSQPGAARRADGRGTPPPGPGSWRSRLYRWDMKASPYAFVAPFFIFFGAFGLIPLLYTAWYSLHNVQLSNLDQQTWVGLDNYKNLMSSDFFWGALQNTFTIGVISTVPQLLMALGIAHLLNYKLRGSTVWRVVMLTPYATSVAAATLVFVLLYSWDGGMINWLLHFIGVDPVNWRESTWGSQFAVSSIVIWRWTGYNALIYLAAMQAIPADLYESASLDGAGRWQQFRHVTIPMLRPTILFTVVVSTIGATQLFGEPLLFGGVSGSKGGSEHQYQTLGLYMYDQGWIIGNLGKASAIAWTMFLILLIVAAINLLINRRLRKTQ
- a CDS encoding ABC transporter substrate-binding protein, whose translation is MRTSTRGSRRLMALAAVAALTTGLLAGCAEDSDDGSSDSDGGSGGGKTTLTIGTFGVFGYKQAGLYDEYMKQHPDITIKENVTTRTDVYWPKTLTRLQAGAGTDDIQAIEVGNVAEAVQTQGDKFVDLGKDVDKSQWLDWKTAQATTKDGKTIGLGTDIGPMAVCYRKDLFKAAGLETDRTKLAAQWKGDWSKYVDVGKDYMKKAPKGTKFVDSAASVYNAALGGESERYYDKDGNVVWDKSDGVKTAWDASMKVATSNMSAKLKQFDKPWDQAFANGGFATVACPAWMLGYIQEKSGDSGKGKWDVAAAPTAANWGGSFIGVPTAGKHQKEAVALAKWLTAPEQQAKVFGKQASFPSTPSAYASLKPQAATTTFFSNAPITQIFSDSAKTIPTQIFGVKDQPINTAISDIGILQVEQKGKTPEQGWDAASKEIKDVLGQ
- a CDS encoding LacI family DNA-binding transcriptional regulator, whose amino-acid sequence is MAVHGARSRSGGRPTLEEVAARAGVGRGTVSRVINGSPRVSDATRAAVEAAVAELGYVPNTAARALAANRTDAIALVVPEPETRFFAEPYFSDMLRGVGTALSDTEMQLLLIFAGSDRERARLAQYLAAHRVDGVLLVSVHADDPLPDLLAQLEIPAVISGRRSADETLPSVDSDNFGGGRFAVEHLLAQGRRTIAHLAGRLDVFGAQRRVDGYRAALRDAGHEVDERLIVPGDFTEEGGRRAMTDLLAVCPTLDAVFAGSDVMAAGARQVLREVGRRIPDDVALVGYDDSAIARHMDPPLTSVRQPIEDMGRAMLDLLMDEIADRRPAVSRGLERRQLVLPTELVARQSS
- the orn gene encoding oligoribonuclease, which produces MNDRMVWIDCEMTGLSLSEDALIEVAALVTDSELNVLGEGVDIVIRPPDAALKTMPEVVRTMHTSSGLLDELAAGTTLAAAEEEVLSYIREHVKEPGKAPLCGNSVGTDRGFLLRDMATLEAYLHYRIVDVSSVKELARRWYPRAYFNSPDKNGNHRALADIRESIAELRYYREAIFVPQPGPDSETARSIASKHVLPAR
- a CDS encoding helix-turn-helix domain-containing protein, producing the protein MSHDSTAAPEAAVRKLSGRRRKEIVAVLLFSGGPIFESSIPLSVFGIDRQDAGVPRYRLLVCAGEDGPLRTTGGLELTAPNGLEAISRAGTVVVPAWRSITSPPPEEALDALRRAHEEGARIVGLCTGAFVLAAAGLLDGRPATTHWMYAPTLAKRYPSVHVDPRELFVDDGDVLTSAGTAAGIDLCLHIVRTDHGNEAAGALARRLVVPPRRSGGQERYLDRSLPEEIGADPLAEVVAWALEHLHEQFDVETLAARAYMSRRTFDRRFRSLTGSAPLQWLITQRVLQAQRLLETSDYSVDEVAGRCGFRSPVALRGHFRRQLGSSPAAYRAAYRARRPQGEKQSDPDGPPPPAPPVLQQEQPVPFQTRRTAAHAVGATASSLSDAGRPGAELYVAGRHSLPGQRSAP